One genomic segment of Streptococcus salivarius includes these proteins:
- a CDS encoding Spy0128 family protein: MNNRFGDSRQRFSIRKFTVGVASVLLSFAVFGVSTAKAEQAEEPKGQPATSVLEEASESDGGGQRTSTSVSSHEATVEPTVHAESISAISVTAVTSEAAVQEQTVASSEQTSTSQDKTSEGLSETPVAVNETREASALAEAKNSSTTSFDNFGLKITNSINPVSADVKVTKIGTEIHIQNPDVEMEFPNGNNKYATNKVVYHNIPFPDDIAINSGDKVILTIPSALQFRTGYSVNVYNPNNEVVGIAQVDPKTNKIETTFNRYFEDYPIGKFMNLELDTLFSEDFEGGEHLHLDFDGHVIDVTVGKANPIPEDEIISKWGSQDKNDPTLINWGMRVNYARRVLNNLQLIDTWSDNQKFVDGSLQLRYIDSADPWIDKGSAMELIKSFSHDDTKFELNLNQLDRMVYIWYQTRLGKLTSNQNNTTNKVNLYTNAETKNYDYEVRLVGGRGNAGGEQQTYFNLELEKDLAGRNLKDKEFTFKLVDVTDSANPVELGETTNDAKGKIVFSDLSLSKPGIYRYRVTEVPGNDEDVVYDKLEANITIQVVRETVDNQVKLVAKVAYPEDIIFNNKLVTPAKAKIAFGKELTKAGVKQDLKADQFQFVLKDRFGKVLETVGNTADGQVAFSELTFNKVGTYNYTVEELTGKDDSIVYDSMKAAVSITVTRDGDALVSTVVNPKDTIFNNKFVTPAKATIQFSKELTKAGVNQTLTANEFQFVLKDSAGHIVETVGNTADGRVAFSELHFDKAGTYTYTVEEVKGTNEDIIYDGMKATVWITVTRDGDALVSTVANPKDTVFNNYVKDVQPAKAKFELTKVLTGRNLKDGEFSFVLKDDKGNVIQTVTNNAQGNISFGNIVYDKPGVYYYTVEEVKGNEADVVYDNMVAKFQVTVTKTVGEKENLLVAAVLLPLDTEFNNSYISPKPPTPPTPPTPPSVPPKPPVVPPTPPTPPTPPVTPKPAKPVQSSEKSGPQLPETGQANDTALLALGVAAEVAAVMGVAYSHRRRKDV, translated from the coding sequence ATGAATAACCGATTCGGTGATTCGAGGCAACGTTTCTCCATTCGTAAGTTTACGGTGGGCGTTGCATCGGTCTTACTTTCGTTTGCAGTTTTTGGTGTGAGTACCGCCAAAGCAGAGCAAGCTGAGGAGCCTAAAGGGCAACCAGCGACGAGTGTACTTGAGGAAGCTAGCGAGTCTGATGGTGGGGGCCAAAGGACAAGCACTAGTGTCTCAAGTCATGAAGCGACAGTTGAACCTACCGTTCATGCAGAAAGTATCAGTGCTATTTCAGTGACTGCTGTTACTAGTGAAGCTGCGGTTCAAGAGCAAACGGTTGCAAGCTCTGAACAAACGAGTACATCACAAGATAAGACTAGTGAGGGGCTCAGTGAGACACCTGTAGCCGTTAATGAGACACGTGAAGCTAGTGCTCTTGCAGAAGCAAAGAATAGTAGCACAACGTCTTTTGATAATTTTGGACTTAAGATTACCAACTCGATCAATCCCGTCTCAGCGGATGTCAAGGTGACAAAGATAGGAACTGAAATCCATATTCAAAATCCTGATGTGGAAATGGAATTTCCAAATGGTAATAATAAGTACGCGACTAACAAGGTTGTTTATCACAATATTCCTTTTCCTGATGATATAGCTATTAATTCAGGTGATAAGGTCATTCTCACTATACCAAGTGCATTACAGTTTAGGACGGGTTATAGTGTTAATGTTTACAATCCTAATAACGAAGTTGTAGGGATTGCTCAGGTTGATCCCAAGACAAACAAAATTGAAACCACATTTAATCGTTATTTTGAAGATTATCCTATCGGGAAATTTATGAATTTAGAGTTAGATACTCTCTTTTCAGAGGATTTTGAAGGTGGGGAACATTTACACCTTGATTTTGATGGCCATGTTATAGATGTTACAGTTGGGAAAGCTAATCCTATCCCAGAAGATGAAATTATTTCTAAGTGGGGTAGTCAAGATAAGAATGATCCTACTTTGATTAATTGGGGGATGCGTGTTAATTATGCTAGGCGTGTTTTAAATAACCTTCAATTGATTGATACCTGGTCTGATAACCAAAAATTTGTGGATGGATCTCTACAGCTTCGCTATATTGATTCAGCAGATCCTTGGATTGACAAGGGATCTGCTATGGAGTTAATCAAGAGTTTTTCTCACGACGATACTAAATTCGAACTTAATCTTAATCAGCTAGACCGTATGGTTTATATTTGGTATCAAACACGATTAGGAAAGCTAACATCTAATCAGAATAATACTACGAATAAAGTTAACCTATACACGAATGCTGAGACAAAAAATTATGATTATGAAGTACGTTTAGTTGGAGGTCGTGGAAATGCAGGTGGTGAACAACAAACGTATTTCAATCTTGAACTTGAGAAGGACTTGGCGGGCAGAAACCTCAAGGACAAAGAATTTACCTTCAAATTGGTTGATGTGACTGATAGTGCCAATCCTGTTGAGTTAGGGGAAACCACTAATGATGCCAAGGGTAAAATCGTTTTTTCAGATCTCTCACTCAGTAAGCCAGGCATCTATCGTTATCGTGTGACAGAGGTTCCAGGTAATGACGAAGATGTGGTCTATGACAAACTAGAAGCCAATATCACCATTCAGGTTGTTCGTGAAACTGTAGATAACCAAGTTAAATTGGTTGCTAAGGTTGCCTATCCAGAAGACATTATCTTTAACAATAAATTGGTAACACCAGCCAAGGCCAAAATTGCATTTGGTAAGGAATTGACCAAGGCAGGCGTTAAACAAGATCTAAAAGCAGATCAATTCCAATTTGTTCTCAAAGACCGTTTTGGAAAAGTCCTTGAAACTGTTGGTAATACGGCTGATGGTCAGGTTGCCTTTAGTGAGTTAACCTTTAACAAGGTAGGTACTTACAACTACACTGTTGAAGAGCTTACAGGTAAGGATGACTCAATTGTTTATGACAGCATGAAAGCTGCTGTTTCTATCACGGTAACACGTGATGGCGATGCTCTTGTTTCAACCGTGGTTAATCCTAAAGACACTATCTTTAACAACAAGTTTGTGACTCCAGCTAAGGCCACTATTCAGTTCAGTAAGGAATTGACTAAGGCAGGTGTCAACCAAACTTTGACTGCTAATGAGTTCCAATTTGTTCTCAAAGATAGTGCCGGTCATATTGTCGAAACAGTTGGTAATACAGCTGATGGTCGTGTTGCGTTTAGTGAACTTCACTTTGATAAGGCAGGAACTTACACTTATACTGTTGAAGAAGTTAAGGGAACTAACGAAGATATCATCTATGATGGTATGAAAGCGACTGTCTGGATTACAGTGACACGAGATGGTGATGCTTTGGTATCAACAGTTGCTAATCCAAAAGACACTGTTTTCAATAACTATGTTAAAGACGTGCAACCAGCTAAGGCTAAATTCGAATTGACCAAGGTTCTTACAGGTCGTAACCTCAAAGATGGTGAGTTTAGTTTCGTCCTCAAGGACGACAAGGGTAATGTTATCCAAACAGTGACCAATAATGCACAAGGAAATATTAGTTTTGGAAATATTGTCTACGACAAACCAGGTGTTTACTACTACACTGTTGAAGAAGTCAAGGGCAATGAAGCTGACGTGGTTTATGATAACATGGTGGCTAAATTCCAGGTGACCGTTACTAAGACTGTAGGTGAAAAGGAAAATCTACTTGTAGCAGCCGTTCTCCTTCCTTTGGATACAGAATTTAACAATAGTTACATTTCTCCAAAACCTCCTACACCGCCAACACCACCGACACCACCAAGTGTCCCACCTAAACCACCAGTGGTTCCGCCAACACCACCAACTCCGCCTACTCCACCGGTGACTCCAAAACCAGCTAAGCCAGTTCAATCCTCTGAGAAATCAGGACCTCAACTTCCAGAGACTGGTCAAGCAAACGATACTGCCTTGCTTGCCCTTGGTGTGGCAGCAGAAGTGGCAGCAGTCATGGGTGTAGCATATAGCCATCGTCGCCGTAAAGACGTTTAA
- a CDS encoding phosphomevalonate kinase, producing the protein MPKQSVSRVRVKTGGKLYIAGEYSVLTPGQTALIQFIPIFMSAEVKEAPSTQLSSDMFDYSVNREPDANYALIQEALNTFEAYCGENLPALDLSITGKLERDGVKFGIGSSGSVVVLTLKALAAALQKDLSEDILFKLASYTLLKQGDNGSMGDLACIVYEDLVSYRSFDRAKIAELIDQMTLSELLEKDWGYRIRPVVPALKAHFLVGWTKQAAISKDMVRMAKSRISSKYLGETEVAVQAAIKALETGDKNLLKSNLQTVSDQLESLSPDIYVDKLKKLKEAEQGLDAIAKSSGAGGGDCGIAFSFDQSSRDALVERWQQVGIELLYEV; encoded by the coding sequence ATGCCTAAGCAGTCGGTCAGTCGAGTCAGGGTAAAAACTGGTGGAAAACTCTACATTGCTGGAGAATATTCGGTTCTAACACCTGGGCAGACAGCCCTAATCCAGTTCATCCCTATCTTTATGTCAGCAGAGGTCAAGGAAGCACCAAGCACACAGCTATCTTCTGATATGTTTGACTATAGTGTTAACCGTGAGCCAGACGCAAATTATGCCCTCATTCAAGAGGCCTTGAATACTTTTGAAGCCTATTGTGGTGAGAATTTGCCCGCTCTGGACCTTTCCATCACAGGAAAATTAGAGCGAGATGGGGTTAAGTTTGGTATTGGCTCATCTGGTTCAGTTGTGGTATTGACTCTCAAGGCCTTGGCAGCGGCTCTACAGAAAGACTTGTCCGAAGACATTCTCTTTAAATTAGCTAGTTACACCCTCCTCAAACAAGGAGACAACGGTTCTATGGGGGACCTAGCTTGTATTGTATACGAGGATCTGGTTTCCTATCGCTCTTTTGACCGTGCAAAAATAGCAGAGCTTATAGACCAAATGACTCTATCAGAACTTTTGGAGAAAGACTGGGGCTATCGTATCAGACCTGTAGTGCCAGCTCTCAAAGCTCATTTTTTGGTGGGGTGGACCAAGCAAGCTGCTATCTCAAAAGACATGGTTAGGATGGCCAAATCTCGTATATCAAGCAAGTATCTAGGTGAAACCGAAGTTGCTGTTCAAGCTGCCATCAAGGCTCTGGAAACAGGAGATAAGAACTTGCTTAAGAGCAACCTTCAAACTGTCAGTGACCAGTTGGAATCACTGAGTCCAGATATTTATGTGGACAAGCTGAAAAAACTCAAAGAAGCAGAGCAAGGACTCGATGCCATTGCTAAGTCCTCTGGAGCTGGAGGTGGCGACTGTGGTATCGCCTTTTCCTTTGACCAATCTAGCCGAGATGCTCTAGTTGAGCGTTGGCAGCAGGTAGGAATAGAGCTCTTGTATGAGGTATAG
- a CDS encoding 5'-methylthioadenosine/adenosylhomocysteine nucleosidase, whose translation MKIGIIAAMEQELVLLVEQLENKVEETVLGNTYYTGRLGKHDVVLVQSGVGKVMSAMSVAVLADHFGVDALINTGSAGAVAPGLKIGDVVVASKLAYHDVDLTAFGYDYGQMSMQPLYFESDSTFVETFEKVLAQASIDSKIGLIATGDSFIAGQDKIDAIKGHFPEVLAVEMEGAAIAQAAHSVKKPFIVVRAMSDTAAHDANITFDEFIIQAGKQSAAILVEFLKELD comes from the coding sequence ATGAAAATCGGAATTATCGCTGCCATGGAGCAGGAGTTAGTGCTTCTAGTGGAGCAATTGGAAAATAAGGTTGAAGAAACTGTTCTTGGCAATACCTACTACACAGGACGCTTAGGCAAACACGACGTCGTTTTGGTGCAATCAGGTGTTGGTAAGGTTATGTCAGCCATGTCTGTGGCTGTCTTGGCAGACCATTTTGGTGTTGATGCCCTCATTAACACTGGTTCTGCAGGAGCAGTAGCACCTGGACTTAAAATTGGAGATGTGGTTGTAGCTTCAAAATTGGCCTATCACGATGTTGATTTGACAGCCTTTGGCTATGATTATGGGCAAATGTCTATGCAACCACTATACTTTGAAAGTGACTCTACCTTCGTAGAGACTTTCGAAAAGGTCTTGGCTCAGGCTTCCATTGATTCTAAGATTGGGCTTATCGCTACTGGTGATAGCTTCATTGCAGGTCAAGACAAGATTGATGCAATTAAAGGGCATTTTCCAGAAGTCTTGGCCGTAGAGATGGAGGGAGCAGCTATTGCTCAAGCCGCACACAGTGTCAAAAAGCCTTTCATCGTTGTACGTGCCATGAGTGATACAGCGGCTCATGATGCTAACATTACCTTTGATGAATTCATTATTCAGGCTGGGAAACAATCAGCTGCTATTCTAGTAGAGTTTCTCAAAGAGCTTGACTAA
- the mgtA gene encoding magnesium-translocating P-type ATPase translates to MSTNKERLIAALQEPLETTLTRYNTHLDGLKEDQVEENRDLYGENVITKGQEDSIIKKIYESIINPFTVILLVIALVSFITNVWLAKPGEEDPTTSIIIVTLVLISGGIRFIQELRSDKAASNLSRMIVNTATVLRDGSEQEIPIDEIVVGDVVKLSAGDMIPADVVLLDSRDFFVQQSGLTGESDAVEKACLAKADGQNLESLLESESLAFMGTNVISGRATALVLVVGDETMMGAIEQTINTYDEPTSFEREMNSISWLLIRLMLVMVPVVFVINGLTDGDWLEAGVFALSVGVGLTPEMLPMIITASLAKGSIIMAKEKVVIKKLNAIQDLGAIDILCTDKTGTLTQDEIVLEYPLDIHGDLDLSVLRRAYLNSYFQTGLKNLMDRAIISRTEREAKKHDIVRDLDQTFHKIDELPFDFERRRMSVIVKDNDGFVSMVTKGALEEMLSVSNYVEYKGDIIPLTDDVRDEVLAEVAQLNEQGLRVLGVSYKSQLNENDVFSVEDESDMILTGYLAFLDPPKPSAAPAIKALAEYGVTTKILTGDNDKVTQAVCEKVGLDVTHILLGSDIDTMSDQDLAKAVETTTVFAKLSPDQKARIILSLKENGHKVGYMGDGINDAPSMKVSDVGISVDTAVDIAKETADVILLDKDLMVLEKGLVEGRKVYANMTKYIKMTVSSNFGNIFSLLFASIFLPFLPMAPVHLIVLNLVYDISCIALPFDNVDKEFLKEPHIWEAKSIMRFMAWFGPISSVFDILTYILLYFIIVPMILGHGYVHGSPEAAAFIIIFQTGWFIESMWSQTMVIHMLRSPKLPFIQSHPALSVVVTTLFAAVFVTSLPYSPLASLLKLSHLNGLYFILLFVIIVLYMLSVTFVKHIYIKKYKEWL, encoded by the coding sequence ATGTCAACAAATAAAGAAAGACTTATTGCTGCTCTTCAAGAGCCACTTGAAACAACCCTTACTCGCTACAATACTCATTTGGATGGCTTGAAGGAAGACCAAGTAGAAGAAAACCGTGACCTTTATGGGGAAAATGTCATTACCAAAGGACAAGAGGATTCTATCATCAAAAAGATTTATGAATCTATCATCAACCCCTTTACTGTTATTCTCTTAGTTATCGCTCTGGTTTCCTTTATCACCAATGTCTGGCTTGCTAAACCAGGTGAAGAAGACCCAACGACTTCTATCATCATTGTCACTCTAGTTTTGATATCTGGTGGTATCCGTTTTATTCAAGAACTTCGTAGCGACAAGGCTGCCAGTAATTTGTCTCGCATGATTGTCAATACAGCAACAGTACTTCGAGATGGCAGTGAGCAAGAAATCCCAATTGATGAAATTGTGGTTGGAGATGTGGTCAAACTAAGTGCGGGAGATATGATTCCGGCTGATGTGGTCTTACTAGATTCTCGTGATTTCTTTGTTCAACAGTCTGGCTTGACAGGTGAAAGCGATGCTGTGGAAAAAGCTTGTCTGGCTAAAGCAGATGGTCAAAATCTAGAGAGCCTGCTTGAGAGTGAGAGCCTCGCTTTCATGGGAACTAATGTTATCTCTGGTCGTGCAACAGCCTTGGTTTTAGTTGTTGGTGATGAAACCATGATGGGAGCAATTGAGCAGACCATCAATACTTATGACGAACCAACTTCATTTGAACGTGAGATGAACTCCATTTCTTGGCTCTTGATTCGACTCATGTTGGTCATGGTTCCTGTTGTTTTTGTGATTAACGGTTTAACAGATGGGGACTGGCTTGAAGCCGGCGTCTTTGCCCTTAGTGTGGGAGTCGGTTTGACCCCAGAAATGTTGCCGATGATTATCACAGCCAGTCTTGCCAAGGGTTCTATCATTATGGCCAAGGAAAAGGTGGTCATCAAAAAACTTAATGCTATTCAAGACCTAGGGGCTATCGACATCCTTTGTACGGATAAGACAGGAACCCTGACTCAGGATGAAATCGTTCTTGAGTACCCTCTTGATATCCATGGCGACCTTGACCTTTCAGTGCTTCGGAGAGCCTATCTTAACTCTTATTTCCAAACTGGCTTGAAAAATCTTATGGACCGTGCCATTATTAGTCGAACTGAGAGAGAAGCTAAGAAACACGACATTGTTCGTGACCTTGACCAAACCTTCCACAAGATTGATGAGCTCCCTTTTGATTTTGAACGCCGTCGCATGAGTGTCATTGTTAAAGACAATGATGGTTTTGTCAGCATGGTGACAAAAGGTGCCCTTGAAGAAATGCTCTCTGTTTCTAACTATGTGGAATACAAGGGTGACATTATCCCATTGACCGACGATGTTCGTGATGAAGTCCTTGCGGAAGTCGCACAGTTGAATGAACAAGGTTTGCGTGTTCTCGGTGTTAGCTACAAATCACAGCTTAATGAAAATGATGTCTTTAGTGTCGAAGATGAAAGTGACATGATTTTGACGGGATATCTTGCCTTCCTTGACCCACCAAAACCATCAGCAGCACCTGCTATCAAAGCTTTGGCAGAATATGGTGTGACCACAAAGATTTTGACTGGAGACAATGATAAGGTGACACAGGCAGTCTGTGAAAAAGTTGGTCTAGATGTGACACACATCCTACTTGGAAGTGATATTGATACCATGTCAGATCAAGATTTGGCTAAGGCTGTGGAAACGACAACAGTTTTTGCTAAGTTATCCCCAGACCAAAAGGCACGAATTATCCTAAGCCTTAAGGAAAATGGCCACAAGGTAGGTTATATGGGTGATGGTATCAACGATGCCCCATCAATGAAGGTGTCAGATGTGGGTATCTCTGTGGATACAGCTGTTGATATTGCCAAAGAAACTGCAGATGTTATCTTGCTTGATAAGGATCTAATGGTCTTGGAAAAAGGTCTTGTTGAAGGACGTAAAGTCTATGCCAATATGACCAAGTATATCAAGATGACCGTTTCTTCAAATTTCGGTAATATCTTTTCTCTCCTCTTTGCCAGCATCTTCTTACCATTCCTACCAATGGCACCTGTGCATTTGATTGTCCTTAATCTTGTCTATGATATTTCTTGTATCGCTCTTCCATTTGACAATGTGGACAAGGAATTTCTTAAAGAGCCACATATCTGGGAAGCCAAATCTATCATGCGTTTCATGGCTTGGTTTGGACCTATTTCGTCTGTATTTGATATTTTGACTTACATCTTGCTCTACTTCATCATTGTGCCAATGATTTTGGGGCATGGCTATGTTCATGGTTCACCAGAAGCAGCAGCCTTTATCATCATTTTCCAAACAGGTTGGTTTATCGAATCTATGTGGTCTCAAACCATGGTTATCCACATGTTACGTTCACCAAAACTACCATTTATTCAAAGCCACCCAGCACTATCTGTTGTTGTGACAACCCTATTTGCTGCTGTCTTTGTAACCTCTCTTCCCTACAGTCCATTGGCTAGTCTCTTAAAACTTAGCCATCTAAATGGTCTCTATTTCATTCTCTTGTTTGTTATTATCGTTTTGTATATGCTTAGTGTTACCTTTGTGAAGCATATCTATATTAAGAAATATAAAGAATGGTTATAG
- a CDS encoding NUDIX domain-containing protein encodes MDFEEKTLKRESKFKGHIFEVAVDEVLLPDGKTAGRELIFHKGAVAVLAITPEGKIIIVKQYRKAIEAVSYEIPAGKLEVGEAGDEMAAAARELEEETQYKGDLELIYEFYTAIGFCNERIKLYVATNLKPVENPRPLDDDEFLELYELTYEECMELVASGAIQDAKTIIALQYYALHFGGK; translated from the coding sequence ATGGATTTTGAAGAAAAAACACTCAAACGTGAGTCAAAATTTAAGGGACATATTTTTGAAGTTGCAGTAGACGAAGTCCTCTTACCAGACGGTAAGACAGCTGGTCGTGAGCTCATCTTCCACAAGGGAGCAGTAGCCGTTTTAGCGATTACCCCAGAGGGAAAAATCATTATCGTCAAACAATACCGTAAGGCTATTGAGGCGGTTTCTTACGAGATTCCTGCGGGTAAGTTGGAAGTCGGTGAAGCTGGCGATGAAATGGCTGCAGCAGCGCGTGAACTTGAAGAGGAGACTCAATATAAGGGTGATCTCGAATTGATTTATGAATTTTACACAGCCATTGGCTTTTGTAATGAGAGAATCAAGCTCTATGTAGCGACTAACCTTAAACCTGTGGAAAATCCACGTCCACTTGATGATGATGAGTTCCTTGAACTCTATGAATTGACCTATGAGGAGTGTATGGAACTTGTAGCTTCAGGGGCTATCCAGGATGCCAAAACCATCATTGCACTCCAATACTATGCACTTCATTTCGGAGGAAAATAA
- the macP gene encoding cell wall synthase accessory phosphoprotein MacP, protein MGKPLLTDDIIEQAKRGEIDLEEHPYYEDYDQEFYDEDYEADYQPSAYKSRRIENAKRNQFQHKLNRILFWVVVLLILLFIAVFYF, encoded by the coding sequence ATGGGAAAACCACTTTTGACCGACGATATCATTGAGCAGGCCAAGCGTGGGGAAATCGATTTAGAGGAACATCCTTATTATGAGGACTATGATCAAGAGTTCTACGATGAGGATTATGAGGCTGATTACCAGCCTTCTGCCTACAAGAGCCGTCGAATTGAGAATGCTAAACGCAATCAATTTCAACACAAGCTTAATCGCATCCTCTTTTGGGTTGTGGTCCTCTTGATTCTTCTCTTCATTGCTGTCTTTTATTTCTAA
- the glmU gene encoding bifunctional UDP-N-acetylglucosamine diphosphorylase/glucosamine-1-phosphate N-acetyltransferase GlmU: MSNYAIILAAGKGTRMKSDLPKVLHKVSGITMLEHVFRAVSAIDPAKNVTVIGHKAELVREVLDGQSAFTMQTEQLGTGHAVMMAEDELAGLEGQTLVIAGDTPLITGESLKNLIDFHVNHKNVATILTATADNPFGYGRIIRNENGEVTKIVEQKDANEFEQQVKEINTGTYVFDNKRLFEALKNINTNNAQGEYYLTDVISIFRENGEKVGAFTLRDFEESLGVNDRVALATAEDVMRRRINKAHMVNGVTFQNPNATYIDVDVEIEPDVVIEANVTLKGQTKIGAESVLTNGTYIVDSTIGAKTVITNSMIEHSVVEEGVTVGPFAHVRPDSTLKKEVHIGNFVEVKGSTIGENTKAGHLTYIGNAEVGSDVNFGAGTITVNYDGQHKFKTQIANNVFIGSNSTLIAPLEIGANALTAAGSTITDDVPADSVAIGRGRQVNKEGYAIKKPHHPSQQK; this comes from the coding sequence ATGAGTAATTACGCTATTATCCTTGCTGCGGGTAAAGGAACTCGCATGAAATCAGATCTTCCAAAAGTTTTGCACAAGGTTTCAGGCATCACTATGCTTGAGCATGTCTTCCGTGCAGTTTCAGCCATTGATCCAGCTAAAAACGTTACTGTTATTGGTCACAAGGCTGAACTTGTTCGTGAGGTTTTGGATGGTCAATCTGCCTTCACTATGCAAACTGAGCAGTTGGGGACTGGTCACGCAGTAATGATGGCTGAAGATGAGTTGGCTGGACTTGAAGGTCAAACGCTTGTTATTGCTGGTGACACGCCTTTGATTACTGGTGAAAGTCTTAAAAACCTTATTGATTTCCACGTTAATCACAAAAATGTTGCCACTATCTTGACTGCAACTGCGGACAATCCATTTGGTTATGGTCGTATCATCCGTAACGAAAATGGTGAAGTGACTAAGATTGTTGAGCAAAAAGATGCCAACGAATTCGAACAACAAGTCAAAGAAATCAATACAGGGACTTACGTTTTTGACAATAAACGCCTCTTTGAAGCACTAAAAAACATCAACACTAATAACGCTCAAGGGGAATACTATTTGACTGATGTCATTTCTATTTTCCGTGAGAATGGTGAAAAAGTAGGTGCCTTCACACTTCGTGACTTTGAAGAAAGTCTTGGAGTTAATGACCGTGTTGCCCTAGCTACAGCAGAAGATGTTATGCGCCGTCGTATCAACAAAGCTCACATGGTCAATGGTGTTACTTTCCAAAATCCAAACGCTACTTATATCGACGTGGATGTGGAAATTGAGCCAGATGTTGTCATTGAAGCTAATGTGACACTTAAAGGACAAACTAAGATTGGTGCAGAGTCAGTGCTTACTAATGGTACTTATATTGTTGATTCAACTATCGGTGCCAAAACTGTTATCACTAACTCTATGATTGAGCACTCAGTGGTTGAAGAAGGTGTTACCGTTGGTCCATTTGCCCATGTTCGTCCAGATTCAACCCTCAAAAAAGAGGTTCATATCGGTAATTTCGTTGAGGTTAAGGGGTCTACTATCGGTGAAAATACCAAAGCTGGTCACTTGACCTACATTGGTAATGCGGAAGTTGGTTCTGACGTTAACTTTGGTGCCGGAACAATTACTGTAAACTATGATGGACAACACAAGTTCAAGACACAAATTGCCAACAATGTCTTTATCGGAAGCAATTCAACCTTGATTGCACCGCTTGAAATTGGGGCTAACGCCCTCACAGCGGCTGGTTCAACCATCACAGATGATGTGCCAGCTGACAGCGTAGCCATTGGACGTGGCCGTCAGGTCAATAAAGAAGGCTATGCCATTAAGAAACCTCACCACCCAAGCCAACAAAAGTAG
- the fni gene encoding type 2 isopentenyl-diphosphate Delta-isomerase, with amino-acid sequence MTNRKDDHIRYALKYQSPYNSFDDMELIHKSLPTYDLDQIDLSTHFAGRDWNFPFYINAITGGSAKGGAVNRKLAEVASRTGILMVTGSYSAALKGEAPESFDYRQEFPNLDLATNIGVDKSVDLGIKTVEAMNPVFLQLHVNLMQELLMPEGERIFHTWKENVAAYAQNVEVPLVLKEVGFGMDVETIRYAMSQGIKTVDISGRGGTSFAYIENSRGGNRDYLNDWGQSTVQTLLQAQDLRDNVEILASGGVRNPLDMVKCLVLGAKGVGLSRTVLELVERYPVDKVVAIVNGWKDDLRLIMCALDCRTIDELKSVDYILHGKLQGTYIKQGK; translated from the coding sequence ATGACAAATCGTAAAGACGATCACATCCGTTATGCCCTTAAGTACCAGTCGCCCTACAATAGTTTTGACGATATGGAACTTATCCACAAGTCTCTACCAACTTATGATTTAGATCAGATTGACTTGTCCACACATTTTGCAGGACGAGATTGGAACTTTCCCTTTTATATCAATGCCATAACAGGTGGTTCGGCCAAAGGTGGTGCAGTCAATCGTAAATTGGCTGAGGTGGCTAGTCGAACAGGTATTCTCATGGTGACGGGTTCCTACAGTGCTGCTCTAAAGGGAGAAGCACCAGAATCTTTTGACTATCGTCAAGAGTTTCCAAACTTAGACCTAGCGACTAATATCGGTGTGGATAAGTCTGTGGACCTGGGGATTAAGACGGTGGAAGCTATGAATCCAGTCTTTTTACAGCTCCATGTTAACCTTATGCAGGAGCTTCTCATGCCTGAGGGAGAGCGTATTTTCCACACTTGGAAGGAAAATGTGGCGGCTTATGCACAGAACGTAGAGGTTCCTCTTGTGCTTAAGGAGGTCGGCTTTGGTATGGATGTGGAAACCATTCGTTATGCCATGTCTCAAGGCATCAAGACTGTGGATATCTCAGGTCGTGGTGGGACTAGCTTCGCCTATATTGAAAATAGTCGAGGCGGTAACCGTGATTACCTCAATGACTGGGGACAAAGCACTGTTCAGACCCTCTTGCAAGCCCAAGACCTTCGTGATAATGTGGAAATCCTAGCCTCAGGTGGCGTGCGAAACCCACTCGATATGGTCAAATGTCTGGTCCTAGGAGCAAAAGGCGTTGGCCTCTCACGAACTGTCCTTGAATTGGTGGAACGTTACCCTGTGGATAAGGTTGTGGCTATTGTCAATGGCTGGAAGGACGACCTTCGTCTCATCATGTGTGCCCTCGATTGTCGGACTATTGATGAGCTCAAATCTGTGGATTACATCTTACATGGTAAGCTGCAAGGGACTTATATCAAGCAAGGAAAGTAG